One Hypomesus transpacificus isolate Combined female chromosome 21, fHypTra1, whole genome shotgun sequence genomic region harbors:
- the actr2a gene encoding actin-related protein 2-A, with protein sequence MDSQGRKVVVCDNGTGFVKCGYAGSNFPEHIFPALVGRPIIRSTAKVGNIEIKDLMVGDEASELRSMLEVNYPMENGIVRNWDDMKHLWDYTFGPEKLNIDSRNCKILLTEPPMNPTKNREKIIEVMFETYQFSGVYIAIQAVLTLYAQGLLTGVVVDSGDGVTHICPVYEGFSLPHLTRRLDIAGRDITRYLIKLLLLRGYAFNHSADFETVRMMKEKLCYVGYNIEQEQKLALETTVLVESYTLPDGRLIKVGGERFEAPEALFQPHLINVEGVGVAELLFNTIQAADIDTRSEFYKHIVLSGGSTMYPGLPSRLERELKQLYLERVLKGDVDKLSKFKIRIEDPPRRKHMVFLGGAVLADIMKDKDNFWLTREEYQEKGMRVLEKLGVTVR encoded by the exons ATGGACAGCCAGGGAAGAAAAGTAGTCGTTTGCGACAATGGAACCGGG TTTGTCAAGTGCGGCTATGCAGGCTCCAACTTCCCAGAGCACATATTCCCTGCGTTGGTTGGCAGGCCAATCATTCGCTCCACAGCCAAAGTGGGAAACATTGAAATCAAG GACCTGATGGTAGGGGACGAGGCCAGCGAGCTGCGCTCCATGCTGGAGGTGAACTATCCCATGGAGAACGGCATCGTCAGGAACTGGGACGACATGAAACACCTGTGGGACTACACCTTTGGCCCCGAGAAGCTCAACATCGACTCGCGCAACTGCAAGATCCTGCTCACCGAGCCGCCGATGAACCCCACTAAGAACAGGGAGAAGATCATCGAG GTGATGTTTGAGACGTACCAGTTCTCAGGAGTTTACATTGCCATCCAGGCTGTGCTCACGCTCTACGCTCAAG GTCTGTTGACTGGTGTGGTGGTGGACTCCGGCGATGGCGTCACCCACATCTGCCCCGTGTATGAAGGGTTCTCGCTGCCCCACTTGACCAGACGCCTGGACATCGCAGGAAGGGACATCACACGCTACCTCATCAAG TTGCTGTTGTTGAGGGGCTACGCCTTCAACCATTCGGCTGACTTTGAGACggtgaggatgatgaaggaGAAGCTGTGCTACGTGGGCTACAACATCGAGCAGGAGCAGAAGCTGGCCCTGGAGACCACCGTGCTGGTGGAGTCCTACACG CTCCCCGATGGCAGGCTGATAAAGGTCGGAGGTGAGCGGTTTGAGGCCCCCGAGGCCCTGTTCCAGCCCCACCTCATCAACGTGGAGGGCGTCGGAGTGGCCGAGCTGCTCTTCAACACCATCCAGGCGGCCGATATCGACACCAG GTCTGAGTTCTACAAACACATCGTTCTGTCCGGCGGCTCCACCATGTACCCCGGCCTGCCCTCTCGACTGGAGCGCGAGCTCAAACAGCTGTACCTGGAGCGCGTGCTGAAGGGAGACGTCGATAAGCTCTCG AAATTCAAGATCCGGATTGAGGACCCCCCTCGGCGCAAGCACATGGTGTTCCTGGGCGGGGCTGTGCTGGCAGACATCATGAAAGACAAGGACAACTTCTGGCTGACGCGAGAAGAGTACCAGGAGAAGGGGATGCGCGTGCTGGAGAAGTTGGGAGTCACCGTCAGATAA
- the LOC124483201 gene encoding ras-related protein ORAB-1-like, with the protein MNPEYDYLFKLLLIGDSGVGKSCLLLRFADDTYTESYISTIGVDFKIRTIELDGKTIKLQIWDTAGQERFRTITSSYYRGAHGIIVVYDVTDQESFNNVKQWLQEIDRYASENVNKLLVGNKCDLTTKKVVDYTTAKEFADNLGIPFLETSAKSATNVEQAFMTMAAEIKKRMGPGATAGGSEKSNVKIQSTPVKTSSGGCC; encoded by the exons ATGAATCCTGAATA TGACTATTTATTCAAGCTGCTTCTAATCGGCGATTCTGGCGTTGGAAAGTCATGCCTCCTTTTGCGGTTTGCC GATGACACCTACACAGAGAGCTACATTAGTACTATTGGGGTGGATTTTAAGATAAGGACCATAGAGCTGGACGGGAAGACCATCAAACTTCAAATC TGGGATACAGCCGGCCAGGAACGGTTCCGCACCATCACATCTAGTTACTACAGAGGAGCACATGGCATTATTGTAGTTTATGATGTCACAGACCAG GAGTCCTTCAACAATGTCAAACAGTGGCTACAGGAGATAGACCGTTATGCCAGTGAGAATGTCAACAAGTTGTTAGTAGGCAACAAATGTGACCTGACGACAAAGAAGGTGGTGGACTACACGACGGCCAAG GAGTTTGCTGACAACCTGGGGATCCCCTTCCTCGAGACCAGCGCCAAGAGTGCCACTAATGTGGAGCAGGCCTTCATGACCATGGCGGCTGAGATCAAGAAGAGGATGGGCCCCGGTGCCACCGCCGGTGGCTCGGAGAAGTCCAACGTCAAGATCCAAAGCACGCCAGTCAAGACTTCCTCTGGGGGCTGCTGCTGA